Proteins encoded by one window of Chthonomonadales bacterium:
- a CDS encoding YihY/virulence factor BrkB family protein — MYARNAWRLLRRAMAEYGKDGAPRLGAALAYYTTISLAPLLVIAVAVAGLVFGRAAAEGAIVSQAAPFVGPETARSLQSMIRGASQRGSGTLATILGAGALLIGAGAVFAELQSAMNTVWDAMPSPREGIWRRARRRLTTFLMVLAMGLLLIILLIINTVVSSFGEWAARVLPGLSSVVGVALTNAVSFAVLCILFAVIYAVLPDVDIGWRDTATGAIVTAALFIAGKYLIGLYLSRATVASAYGAAGSLVIILLWVYYSTQILFFGAELTKAYALMFGSRVVGAAVELPRGSLDPERQALEHTVSAPRPARARGAGAVVAVVVGLGALIVAVVRSRRPGSPSRS, encoded by the coding sequence ATGTATGCGCGCAATGCCTGGCGCTTGCTCCGCCGCGCGATGGCGGAATACGGCAAGGACGGCGCCCCGCGCCTGGGCGCCGCCCTGGCCTACTACACCACGATCTCGCTGGCCCCGCTGCTCGTGATCGCTGTGGCGGTCGCCGGCCTGGTGTTCGGTCGGGCGGCCGCCGAAGGCGCCATCGTGAGCCAGGCCGCGCCCTTCGTTGGGCCGGAGACGGCGCGCTCGCTCCAGTCGATGATCCGTGGCGCGAGTCAGCGCGGAAGCGGCACGCTCGCCACCATCCTGGGCGCAGGCGCGCTGCTCATCGGCGCCGGCGCCGTGTTCGCCGAGCTTCAGTCCGCGATGAACACGGTGTGGGACGCGATGCCCAGCCCGCGCGAGGGGATCTGGAGGCGTGCGCGCCGCCGCCTCACCACGTTCCTGATGGTGCTGGCGATGGGGCTGCTGCTCATCATCCTGCTCATCATCAACACCGTGGTCTCGTCCTTCGGCGAGTGGGCGGCCAGGGTCTTGCCCGGGCTCAGCTCCGTGGTCGGTGTCGCGCTCACGAACGCCGTCTCCTTCGCCGTGCTGTGCATCCTGTTCGCCGTCATCTACGCCGTGCTCCCGGACGTCGACATCGGCTGGCGCGACACGGCGACCGGCGCGATCGTGACGGCGGCGCTCTTCATCGCCGGCAAGTACCTGATCGGGCTCTACCTGTCGCGCGCCACCGTTGCGAGCGCCTACGGCGCGGCCGGATCGCTGGTTATCATTCTGCTGTGGGTCTACTACTCCACGCAGATCCTCTTCTTCGGCGCCGAGCTCACGAAAGCGTACGCACTCATGTTCGGGTCGCGGGTGGTGGGCGCGGCCGTGGAGCTCCCGCGCGGATCGCTCGACCCGGAGCGTCAGGCGCTCGAGCACACGGTGTCGGCCCCGCGGCCCGCTCGTGCGCGCGGCGCGGGGGCGGTCGTGGCGGTGGTCGTGGGCCTCGGCGCGCTGATCGTGGCGGTCGTCCGCTCCAGGCGCCCGGGGTCGCCAAGCCGCTCGTAG